The proteins below are encoded in one region of Acidobacteriota bacterium:
- a CDS encoding sulfotransferase domain-containing protein, which yields MVQHFVSGMACYRGGVVIGYVFAGVAMLALSQVVYLALVLAWVDARTSGNEYFGQTGDRRARFRRILGRHALLLAPTLWLLGKLTRFHFPGSSFTFRGVAGPKGMCSVETFAAAVAFKPRKGDVFVATQMKCGTTWMQHLVYQVLTRGQGDIVAEDTTLCAVSPWLESRKTIAVADAPKVPGTENARIIKTHLPVSLCPYCREAKYIYVVRHPVSCFASCTDFLGANLGYLSPPLSVFEEWFCGRDSMWWGTWPAHVQGWWKWSQLRPNVLFLSFEQLKSDLSSTVRQLSAFLACNPLSGNELENILHKCSFSYMREHEAHFSMHPPQLMQRGAAFFVSGKGDRHADVPEEVAQRIKEWCRAELLQGEFPLSAYYPDVAQAGSGGS from the coding sequence GTGGTGCAGCATTTCGTCTCGGGAATGGCATGTTATCGGGGGGGCGTCGTTATCGGCTACGTTTTCGCGGGCGTTGCGATGTTGGCGCTGAGCCAGGTCGTCTACTTGGCCCTGGTACTCGCCTGGGTCGATGCTCGAACGTCCGGCAACGAGTACTTCGGTCAGACCGGAGATCGTCGGGCGCGTTTCCGGCGGATCCTTGGCCGGCACGCCCTGCTTCTGGCGCCCACGCTCTGGCTGCTCGGTAAGCTGACGCGATTCCACTTTCCCGGTTCCAGTTTCACCTTCCGGGGCGTGGCCGGTCCGAAAGGCATGTGCAGCGTCGAGACGTTTGCCGCTGCCGTCGCTTTCAAGCCGCGGAAGGGCGATGTCTTCGTCGCTACCCAGATGAAGTGCGGCACGACCTGGATGCAGCACCTGGTTTACCAGGTGCTGACCCGCGGACAGGGTGACATCGTTGCGGAAGACACGACCTTGTGTGCCGTTTCACCCTGGTTGGAGTCGAGAAAGACGATCGCCGTCGCTGATGCGCCGAAGGTCCCCGGTACTGAAAATGCGCGCATCATCAAGACCCATCTTCCGGTGAGCTTGTGCCCCTACTGCCGGGAGGCCAAGTACATCTATGTGGTTCGACATCCGGTGTCCTGCTTCGCCAGTTGTACCGACTTCTTGGGAGCCAACCTGGGCTACTTGAGTCCTCCGCTGTCGGTGTTCGAAGAGTGGTTCTGCGGGAGAGACTCCATGTGGTGGGGGACCTGGCCCGCGCACGTCCAAGGATGGTGGAAATGGTCTCAGCTACGGCCCAATGTCCTGTTTCTATCGTTCGAACAACTCAAATCCGATCTGTCATCGACCGTTCGACAATTGTCTGCATTTCTGGCCTGCAACCCGCTCTCGGGGAATGAGCTGGAGAATATTCTCCACAAATGCAGTTTTTCCTACATGAGAGAGCATGAAGCACATTTCTCGATGCATCCGCCGCAACTCATGCAAAGGGGGGCCGCGTTCTTCGTGAGTGGAAAAGGTGACCGGCATGCCGATGTTCCGGAAGAAGTCGCCCAGCGCATCAAGGAGTGGTGCCGGGCCGAGCTCCTTCAAGGTGAATTCCCGCTGAGCGCGTACTATCCGGATGTCGCGCAGGCGGGTTCCGGCGGTTCGTGA